A portion of the Edaphobacter lichenicola genome contains these proteins:
- a CDS encoding ABC transporter ATP-binding protein — translation MAIETAVESNLSTSNASGPTTGDVIVTDNLWKTYEMGDQQVNALRGVNLRIRHNEYVAIMGPSGSGKSTLMNLIGCLDSPSQGRYWLNGHDVSELNDDELARIRNKEIGFVFQTFNLLARATSLHNVELPLIYNGTPAADRTKRAKDVLESVGLGTRMMHKPNELSGGQRQRVAIARALVNRPSIILADEPTGNLDSKTGDEIMALFDELHSNGNTIVLVTHEPDIAEYAHRIVTIRDGVVAGDHLSSRIRNK, via the coding sequence ATGGCAATCGAAACTGCAGTCGAATCCAACCTCAGCACCAGCAACGCCTCCGGTCCCACCACCGGCGACGTCATCGTCACCGACAATCTCTGGAAGACCTACGAGATGGGCGACCAGCAGGTGAACGCTCTCCGTGGCGTCAATCTCCGCATCCGCCACAACGAATACGTCGCCATCATGGGACCCTCCGGTTCAGGCAAATCGACCCTGATGAACCTCATCGGTTGCCTCGACTCACCCTCCCAGGGCCGCTACTGGCTCAACGGCCACGACGTCTCCGAACTCAACGACGACGAACTCGCCCGCATTCGCAATAAAGAGATCGGCTTCGTCTTCCAGACCTTCAACCTTCTCGCTCGCGCCACCTCGCTCCACAACGTCGAGCTGCCCCTCATCTACAACGGCACCCCCGCAGCCGACCGCACCAAGCGCGCCAAAGATGTTCTCGAGTCCGTCGGCCTCGGCACTCGCATGATGCACAAGCCCAACGAGCTCTCCGGAGGCCAGCGCCAACGCGTCGCCATCGCCCGCGCCCTCGTCAATCGGCCCTCCATCATCCTCGCCGACGAACCCACCGGCAACCTCGACTCCAAGACCGGCGACGAGATCATGGCTCTCTTCGACGAACTCCACTCCAACGGCAATACCATCGTCCTCGTCACGCACGAGCCCGACATCGCCGAGTACGCCCATCGCATCGTCACCATCCGCGACGGCGTCGTCGCAGGCGATCATCTCTCCTCCCGCATCCGCAACAAGTAA